From Medicago truncatula cultivar Jemalong A17 chromosome 7, MtrunA17r5.0-ANR, whole genome shotgun sequence, a single genomic window includes:
- the LOC11431771 gene encoding uncharacterized protein: MGTSPEDVGRGKDALVHPIWDCGSPLYDSHELVSIVYTIERQMMLWPSYDGLKRPIITQFMDTEKETSIRHVSKCSSVVTSSSETFTTNMWLKKLTSQGIKKKHRKMKGRFFRLVCG, translated from the coding sequence ATGGGAACATCTCCTGAAGACGTTGGGAGAGGGAAGGATGCATTGGTTCATCCCATATGGGATTGTGGAAGCCCGTTGTATGACTCGCATGAGTTGGTCTCGATTGTTTATACAATCGAGAGGCAAATGATGTTGTGGCCGAGTTATGATGGGCTAAAACGGCCAATCATAACCCAGTTCATGGATACAGAGAAAGAAACTTCAATCCGACATGTTTCGAAATGTTCTTCTGTGGTAACAAGTTCTAGTGAAACTTTCACGACGAACATGTGGCTGAAGAAGTTGACTAGCCAAGGGATCAAGAAGAAGCACAGAAAAATGAAAGGTCGCTTTTTTAGATTGGTTTGCGGATGA
- the LOC11434214 gene encoding protein ENHANCED DISEASE RESISTANCE 4 has translation MTDSSKLRLVRCPKCENLLPELADYSVYQCGGCGAVLRAKHKGYVSGSLSDEGKVVGEGSGKLEKGLVDFSDTSNVESKSGPSRCDNERGSDKTNEIIPNQSDEKGFFENDIDVNRNNDDEVDKAMERQQEEPKAQIDQENGSKFSGRVSNLQNGEKTYMEGFRRKQRVDMESVRFPSSNYPDEGPSNGYSGFSNSYKELWRNDKERDGANRVQHLEQDRAELLRKLDELKHQLSKSSEVVNNPKEKFLPDERMIPPDPHPFGGSDPWFPNGPSGLNRTSRQFYGPDKHMAGPPHVNFHHDPYPYIGGHETAMPNFHPSMQNPNQYGDPFASQLLRRGPHQFSQQPLHPYFPGRYVDPNPDSYELYAHNNNAMLHQPSCSCFHCYDNKRRGSVPMPPPSFPNDPSMLYHHEIPGGYGSHVHNSKASIPPARLRENQLHTRWPSDFNSEMGGFTRNRHRKVMVASSSRRCHPVAGGSPFITCNNCFELLQLPKKALVLARNHQQKVRCGACSSEISVSLINKKLVISHSEMKGAPSRVDDSSNEVLSSRVSHTRGLANRNGANFSSDDYSGYDFLSVDKEPLSAVALNSNKSQEMQSFHSSSPSTSEDENSSEAMIAPREALKSIHRPTTDSLSPPSGSSPLQEYVDHSNSNRAVNRFGKGNRSSRSEQEKAKLEKIASRQNSLKETAVATEMDVHDYSNTGVSQDSRDASREHDHPRSNKGGESFFANIIKKSFRDFSRSNQNDDCGKINVTVNGKPLSDRVVKKTEKLAGPIQPGNYWYDFRAGFWGVIGGPCLGIIPPFIEEFNHCLPEKCSGGNTGVFVNGRELHQKDLDLLSGRGLPPDRDRSYIIEISGRVLDEDTGEELDCLGKLAPTVEKVKHGFGMKPPRAAQ, from the exons ATGACTGATTCTTCTAAGTTGCGTTTGGTTCGTTGCCCCAAATGTGAAAATCTACTTCCTGAGCTCGCTGATTACTCTGTTTATCAATGTGGTGGCTGTGGTGCTGTTCTTCGAG CAAAACACAAAGGTTATGTGAGTGGTAGTTTATCAGATGAGGGTAAAGTTGTTGGAGAAGGTTCTGGAAAATTAGAGAAAGGGTTAGTTGATTTTAGTGATACTTCAAATGTTGAATCCAAAAGTGGTCCCTCTAGGTGTGATAATGAAAGGGGTTCAGATAAAACAAACGAGATAATTCCAAATCAATCTGATGAGAAAGGGTTTTTTGAAAACGACATTGATGTCAACAGAAACAACGATGATGAAGTGGATAAAGCAATGGAAAGACAACAGGAGGAACCTAAGGCTCAAATTGATCAAGAAAATGGGTCTAAATTCTCTGGTAGAGTTTCTAATTTGCAAAATGGAGAGAAAACTTATATGGAGGGTTTTCGGAGAAAGCAACGAGTTGATATGGAAAGTGTGAGATTTCCTAGTTCTAATTATCCCGATGAAGGACCTTCAAATGGTTATTCTGGTTTTTCAAATAGCTATAAGGAATTATGGAGGAACGATAAAGAAAGAGATGGTGCAAATAGGGTTCAGCACCTTGAGCAAGATCGAGCCGAGCTTCTAAGGAAGCTGGATGAGTTAAAACACCAGCTCAGTAAGTCTTCTGAAGTGGTCAACAACCCGAAAGAAAAGTTTCTTCCTGATGAAAGGATGATTCCTCCTGATCCTCATCCGTTCGGTGGCTCGGATCCCTGGTTTCCCAATGGACCGTCAGGATTAAACAGGACTTCGAGGCAATTTTATGGACCAGATAAACATATGGCAGGTCCACCTCATGTCAATTTTCATCATGATCCGTATCCTTATATCGGCGGTCATGAAACGGCTATGCCCAATTTTCATCCTTCAATGCAAAATCCAAACCAATATGGGGATCCTTTTGCATCCCAATTGTTGAGGAGAGGTCCACATCAGTTCTCACAGCAACCATTGCATCCGTACTTTCCTGGACGTTATGTTGATCCTAATCCAGATTCATATGAACTGTATGCGCATAATAATAATGCAATGCTTCACCAGCCTTCTTGCTCTTGTTTCCATTGCTATGACAACAAAAGAAGAGGCTCAGTGCCGATGCCGCCTCCTTCATTCCCAAATGATCCTTCTATGTTATATCATCATGAGATCCCAGGGGGATATGGTTCACATGTTCATAATTCTAAAGCTTCCATTCCTCCTGCACGTCTTCGTGAAAATCAATTACATACAAGATGGCCTAGTGACTTCAACTCTGAGATGGGTGGTTTTACTCGAAACCGTCATCGGAAGGTAATGGTAGCTAGTAGTAGCAGGCGTTGCCATCCTGTAGCTGGTGGGTCACCTTTCATCACATGCAATAATTGCTTCGAGTTACTGCAACTGCCTAAAAAGGCACTTGTTCTTGCGAGAAATCATCAGCAGAAAGTGCGATGTGGAGCCTGTTCTTCAGAAATCAGTGTTTCACTCATCAATAAGAAGCTGGTTATATCTCATTCAGAAATGAAGGGAGCTCCCTCAAGGGTTGATGATAGCTCTAATGAGGTTCTGAGTAGCCGGGTATCACATACCCGTGGTCTTGCAAACAGGAACGGTGCCAACTTCTCATCTGATGATTATTCTGGATATGATTTTCTCTCGGTAGATAAAGAACCACTTTCAGCGGTTGCTTTGAACTCTAACAAGTCGCAGGAGATGCAGAGTTTTCATTCTTCATCTCCTAGTACCTCCGAAGATGAAAATAGTTCAGAAGCGATGATTGCTCCAAGGGAGGCCTTGAAGTCCATTCATCGGCCAACGACAGATTCTCTATCTCCTCCTTCGGGTTCATCACCTCTACAAGAGTATGTTGATCACTCTAATAGTAATCGCGCTGTAAATCGGTTTGGAAAAGGCAACCGAAGTAGTCGATCAGAGCAGGAGAAGGCAAAATTGGAAAAGATTGCATCGCGTcaaaattctttgaaagaaaCAGCGGTTGCAACAGAGATGGATGTCCATGATTATTCTAACACTGGAGTCTCCCAGGATTCCAGAGATGCTAGCCGAGAACATGATCATCCTAGATCTAATAAAGGGGGTGAGTCATTCTTtgcaaacataataaaaaaaagcttCCGAGATTTCTCTCGATCTAATCAAAATGATGATTGTGGCAAGATTAATGTTACTGTGAACGGGAAGCCATTGTCAGATCGTGTGGTTAAGAAGACTGAAAAACTTGCCGGACCAATCCAGCCTGGAAATTATTG GTATGATTTTCGGGCAGGATTCTGGGGTGTCATTGGCGGGCCTTGTCTTGGAATAATTCCT CCATTTATAGAGGAGTTCAATCATTGCTTGCCAGAGAAATGTTCTGGTGGGAATACTGGTGTATTTGTAAATGGTAGGGAACTTCAccaaaaagatttagatttgcTTTCTGGAAGAGGACTTCCCCCTGATAGAGATAGATCTTACATAATTGAAATTTCTGGGAGAGTCCTTGATGAAGACACAGGAGAAGAGCTGGACTGCCTTGGCAAACTTGCACCAAC AGTGGAGAAAGTGAAGCATGGATTCGGTATGAAACCACCTCGAGCAgctcaataa